In Equus asinus isolate D_3611 breed Donkey chromosome 13, EquAss-T2T_v2, whole genome shotgun sequence, one DNA window encodes the following:
- the AMZ2 gene encoding archaemetzincin-2, protein MQTVRHSEQTLKTALISKNPALVSQYEKLDAGERRLMNQAFQPNSDLFGPITVHSRSDWITSHPEDPQDFEQFFSDPYRKTPSPEKRSIYIQCIGSLGNTRAISEEYIKWLQGYCEAFFYGLTVKLLAPVPVSATRCSFRVNDSTQNLQIHAGHILKFLKKKKPGDAFCIVGVTMIDLYPRDSWNFVFGQASLTDGVGIFSFARYGSDFYSSRYEGRVKKPQKVSSSDYSVFDNYYIPEVTSVLLLRSCKTLTHEIGHIFGLRHCQWLACLMQGSNHLEEADRRPLNLCPICLRKLQCAIGFNIVERYKALVRWIDGASADTPRVTPKHSREDDVNLPKPVEAFKEWKEWIIKCLAVLRKEEPSNRSN, encoded by the exons ATGCAAACAGTCCGGCACTCTGAACAGACACTAAAAACGGCTCTCATCTCAAAGAACCCGGCGCTCGTGTCACAGTATGAGAAGTTAGATGCTGGGGAACGGCGTTTGATGAACCAAGCCTTCCAGCCAAACAGTGATCTCTTTGGACCCATTACCGTGCATTCCCGGTCAGATTGGATCACCTCCCATCCGGAGGATCCCCAAGACTTTGAACAGTTTTTCAGTGATCCTTACAGAAAGACACCCTCTCCAGAGAAACGCAGCATTTATATCCAGTGCATTG GGTCTCTAGGAAACACCAGAGCTATCAGTGAAGAATATATTAAATGGCTCCAGGGCTACTGTGAAGCGTTTTTCTATGGCTTGACAGTAAAACTTCTAGCACCAGTTCCTGTCTCTGCAACGAGATGTTCCTTTAGAGTCAATGATAGCACACAAAACCTACAGATTCATGCAG gaCACATTCTGAagttcttaaaaaagaagaaacctggAGATGCCTTTTGTATTGTGGGAGTGACGATGATTGATCTTTACCCAAGAGACTCCTGGAATTTTGTCTTTGGACAGGCCTCTTTGACAGATG GTGTGGGGATATTCAGCTTCGCCAGGTACGGCAGTGATTTCTATAGCTCACGCTACGAAGGCCGAGTGAAGAAGCCGCAGAAAGTCTCTTCCAGTGACTATTCCGTTTTTGATAACTATTACATTCCCGAAGTGACTAGCGTTTTGCTGCTTCGGTCCTGTAAG ACTTTAACCCATGAGATTGGACACATATTTGGACTTCGACACTGCCAGTGGCTTGCCTGCCTGATGCAAGGCTCCAATCACCTGGAAGAAGCTGACCGGCGCCCCCTGAACCTTTGCCCCATCTGTTTACGCAAGTTGCAGTGTGCTATTGGCTTCAACATTGTAGAAAGATACAAA gcCCTGGTGCGGTGGATTGATGGTGCGTCTGCTGACACACCCCGAGTCACTCCGAAACATAGTCGTGAGGATGATGTGAATTTGCCAAAACCTGTGGAAGCCTTTAAGGAATGGAAAGAGTGGATCATAAAATGCCTTGCTGTTCTCCGAAAAGAAGAACCTTCAAATAGGAGTAATTAA